The following proteins are co-located in the Brevibacillus laterosporus DSM 25 genome:
- a CDS encoding NUDIX domain-containing protein — protein MTQAQHDSLYEKTIATKKIYDGKIISVQVDDVELPNGHTAKREIVKHQGAVAVMPITEDGKLIVVRQFRKPLERSIVEIPAGKLERGEDPLECAKRELEEETGFKATEYKHISSFYTSPGFADELLHLYMATGLIAGECNPDEDEFVEVMYVTLEEARKLHEAGEIRDAKTVLALFVMENERLNQRL, from the coding sequence ATGACACAAGCTCAGCACGATTCGTTATATGAAAAAACCATTGCTACGAAAAAAATCTACGACGGTAAAATTATTTCGGTTCAGGTTGACGATGTAGAATTACCAAATGGTCATACAGCTAAACGAGAGATTGTTAAGCATCAGGGAGCCGTAGCAGTTATGCCGATCACAGAGGATGGCAAATTGATCGTTGTACGTCAATTTCGTAAACCATTGGAGCGTTCTATTGTAGAAATTCCAGCTGGTAAGTTAGAACGGGGAGAAGATCCTTTAGAATGCGCCAAGCGTGAATTAGAAGAAGAGACCGGCTTTAAAGCCACAGAGTATAAACATATCAGCTCGTTTTATACTTCACCGGGGTTTGCAGATGAACTATTACACCTGTATATGGCTACAGGATTGATTGCGGGAGAATGTAATCCTGACGAAGATGAATTTGTTGAAGTGATGTACGTGACACTAGAAGAAGCTAGAAAACTTCATGAAGCTGGAGAGATTCGAGACGCTAAAACCGTTCTTGCTTTGTTTGTAATGGAAAATGAGCGTCTGAATCAGCGCTTATAA
- the mciZ gene encoding Z-ring formation inhibitor MciZ, with protein MMKLYTDLKQIRLVGKANEIQAALRQISEQPLTLHVYLQQVSQQKI; from the coding sequence ATGATGAAATTATATACAGATCTGAAACAAATACGCTTGGTTGGAAAAGCAAACGAAATCCAGGCCGCTCTACGTCAAATATCTGAGCAGCCCCTTACATTACATGTTTACTTGCAACAAGTGAGTCAACAAAAAATCTAA
- a CDS encoding DUF3866 family protein has product MQQMMAGYILTCGEQRRGLTEVVVQRADGKKQRAIYYGQNEDLRVGQLVLLNVTATHLELGTGGTDFIMALEPFCNRQHSPLQYGHIMKMRYTPCQMAVDTLEEQASPYHGLFAQEELSLAGSFVLVAELHSMLPALCIRLKELMPEARIVYIMTDHTALPISLSRHVHWLVSNKYVHATVTTGQAFGGDGECVNTVTGLLAAKHVYQADWIICTPGPGGVGTGTPYGFTGLQLADVLHHVDILGGVPFFLPRISFVDKRERHHGMSHHTTTLLRQFVLRPVILPIPLFEDERDSSIEKQVEQSSLSQKHIVLRQKAGTVGEIDKLYKRHHLEKLSSMGRNWEEDPTPFLTADTMAKTACWIRKHTEMN; this is encoded by the coding sequence ATGCAACAAATGATGGCTGGTTATATTCTTACATGTGGAGAGCAACGAAGAGGGCTTACAGAAGTAGTCGTTCAGCGAGCAGATGGTAAAAAACAACGTGCTATTTATTATGGCCAAAACGAAGATTTGAGGGTGGGGCAATTAGTGTTACTTAATGTAACAGCGACTCATCTGGAATTAGGAACAGGTGGTACAGACTTCATAATGGCTCTGGAACCATTTTGTAATAGGCAACATTCTCCATTACAATACGGGCATATTATGAAAATGCGCTATACGCCTTGCCAGATGGCAGTGGATACACTAGAAGAACAGGCGAGCCCTTATCATGGGTTATTTGCTCAGGAGGAATTGTCTTTAGCGGGGAGTTTTGTACTTGTAGCTGAATTACATAGTATGTTACCTGCGTTGTGCATTAGATTAAAAGAACTGATGCCAGAAGCGCGAATTGTTTATATCATGACGGATCATACCGCACTGCCAATCTCACTTTCACGGCATGTTCACTGGCTGGTAAGCAACAAATATGTACACGCAACCGTTACCACGGGTCAGGCTTTTGGTGGGGATGGTGAATGTGTCAATACAGTAACAGGTCTATTAGCGGCAAAACACGTGTATCAAGCTGATTGGATTATTTGTACACCTGGACCTGGTGGAGTTGGTACAGGTACTCCTTATGGATTCACAGGGTTACAATTAGCGGACGTTTTGCATCATGTAGATATTCTCGGAGGAGTACCGTTTTTTTTACCAAGAATTAGCTTTGTAGATAAACGAGAACGGCACCATGGCATGAGTCATCATACAACCACCTTGTTAAGGCAATTTGTGCTTCGTCCTGTCATTCTGCCCATACCTCTGTTTGAAGATGAACGTGATTCATCTATAGAGAAGCAGGTGGAACAGTCATCCTTGTCACAAAAACATATTGTCCTAAGACAAAAAGCAGGGACAGTAGGGGAGATTGATAAATTGTATAAACGGCACCACCTAGAAAAGCTTTCCTCGATGGGACGGAATTGGGAGGAAGACCCGACTCCTTTTTTAACGGCTGATACAATGGCCAAAACCGCCTGTTGGATCAGGAAGCATACAGAAATGAATTGA
- a CDS encoding endonuclease Q family protein, with protein MLSSIFADLHIHIGGTMSGKAVKITASRKMTLHSILEEASERKGMEMIGVIDAHAPEVQAELQELIDRKMAIAHPDGGIHYKRTMLLLGCEVEIKEPDRGEAHFLCYMPDLRRMRLFTEWLAVRCKNVHLSSQRVYTGLRELQHFVYQHEGLMIPAHIFTPHKGLYGSCTDHLSEVADPSLVYAVELGLSANTDMADRLQELHEKTFVTNSDAHSLQKIGREYQVLLLKEPSYQEWVMAMRREQHRRVSCNYGLSPQLGKYHQTACQGCGSMERENEMGRCPACGYKRMVRGVSQRIDQLADVPIGVHPSHRPPYVEQIPLEFLPGVGPKIRQKMYEQIGTEMDVLHRVDEEILCQVVGEKITSMIAKARRGELLIQAGRAGIYGKVIGEREK; from the coding sequence ATGCTGTCATCTATCTTTGCAGATTTACATATACACATTGGCGGAACGATGTCAGGAAAAGCTGTTAAAATTACGGCTTCCCGAAAAATGACTCTTCACAGTATTTTGGAGGAAGCTTCTGAGCGTAAGGGAATGGAAATGATTGGCGTTATAGATGCACATGCCCCTGAGGTACAAGCTGAATTGCAAGAATTAATTGATCGAAAAATGGCTATAGCTCATCCGGATGGGGGTATCCATTATAAACGAACGATGCTACTGCTTGGCTGTGAGGTAGAAATTAAGGAACCAGATAGGGGAGAAGCTCATTTTTTGTGCTATATGCCCGATTTGCGTAGAATGCGCCTCTTCACAGAGTGGTTGGCTGTTCGTTGCAAGAATGTACACCTTAGCTCGCAACGCGTGTATACAGGTCTTCGTGAGCTCCAGCACTTTGTTTACCAGCATGAGGGACTTATGATACCAGCACACATCTTTACACCCCATAAAGGGCTTTACGGAAGCTGTACGGATCATCTTAGCGAGGTTGCTGATCCTAGTTTGGTTTATGCGGTAGAGCTAGGATTAAGTGCAAATACGGATATGGCAGATCGGCTACAGGAGTTACATGAGAAAACGTTTGTGACAAATTCAGATGCTCATTCCTTACAAAAAATTGGCCGGGAATATCAAGTGCTCTTGCTAAAGGAACCAAGCTATCAGGAATGGGTCATGGCAATGCGACGTGAGCAGCACAGAAGGGTTTCATGTAATTATGGACTATCTCCACAGCTAGGAAAGTATCACCAAACAGCGTGTCAGGGATGTGGGTCCATGGAACGAGAGAATGAGATGGGGAGGTGCCCTGCCTGCGGATATAAACGGATGGTGAGAGGGGTTAGTCAACGGATCGATCAGTTAGCTGATGTACCAATCGGGGTGCATCCTTCACACCGGCCTCCTTATGTGGAACAGATTCCTTTAGAGTTTTTGCCAGGTGTAGGACCAAAAATACGGCAAAAAATGTATGAACAAATTGGAACCGAAATGGATGTCCTCCATCGGGTGGATGAGGAGATTTTGTGTCAGGTAGTAGGTGAAAAAATAACGAGTATGATTGCCAAAGCAAGACGTGGCGAGCTATTGATTCAGGCTGGAAGAGCTGGGATCTATGGAAAGGTAATTGGAGAAAGAGAGAAGTAA
- a CDS encoding M20/M25/M40 family metallo-hydrolase produces MINQERILAEFLELVQIDSETKEEAAIAEVLKDKLASLGFSVEEDDVASKTEHSANNLFATLEGTAKGPTILFSSHMDTVVPGKGVKPSIKDGYVVTDGTTILGADDKAGIAAIFEAIRTLKEQNLPHPSIQVVLTVGEESGLVGSRHMDANKLKAEMGFILDSTGKVGEIVKAGAGQYRIVTKIHGKAAHAGVNPEDGISAITVASKAISRMPLGRIDEDTTANIGRFEGGRAYNIVTDYVEIWSEARSMVNEKLEVQVKKMTTAFEEVASELGATCENDVKFMYSGYKFDESTPVLQKAIAAVKRVDREPKLTSSGGGSDGNVFNGHGIPSVNFGIGYEEIHTKNERMPLEELYKAAELVLAVIAECVE; encoded by the coding sequence GTGATTAATCAAGAACGAATTCTTGCAGAGTTTTTGGAGCTAGTCCAAATCGACAGCGAAACAAAAGAAGAAGCAGCGATTGCTGAGGTATTAAAGGATAAATTAGCAAGCTTGGGCTTTTCTGTAGAGGAAGATGATGTTGCTTCCAAAACAGAACATAGTGCGAACAATCTGTTTGCTACCCTTGAAGGTACTGCTAAGGGTCCTACTATTCTGTTTAGCAGTCACATGGATACCGTCGTTCCAGGTAAAGGTGTAAAGCCTTCTATTAAAGATGGATATGTGGTAACGGATGGTACTACAATTCTAGGTGCTGACGACAAAGCGGGTATCGCTGCAATCTTTGAAGCGATTCGTACGTTAAAAGAACAGAATCTACCTCATCCATCTATTCAGGTTGTTTTGACCGTTGGTGAAGAATCTGGTCTAGTTGGGTCACGTCACATGGATGCAAATAAATTAAAAGCAGAAATGGGCTTTATTTTGGATTCAACAGGGAAAGTGGGCGAAATTGTCAAAGCTGGAGCTGGTCAATATCGCATTGTTACCAAAATTCACGGAAAAGCTGCTCATGCTGGTGTGAATCCAGAGGATGGCATAAGTGCTATCACTGTTGCTAGCAAGGCTATTTCACGTATGCCGCTTGGGCGTATTGATGAAGATACCACTGCAAACATTGGCCGTTTTGAAGGTGGTCGCGCTTACAATATCGTAACAGACTACGTAGAGATTTGGTCAGAGGCTCGCAGCATGGTAAATGAAAAACTAGAAGTACAAGTGAAAAAAATGACGACTGCATTTGAAGAAGTGGCTTCTGAGCTAGGGGCGACTTGCGAAAATGATGTGAAGTTTATGTACTCCGGCTATAAATTTGATGAAAGTACGCCGGTGTTGCAAAAAGCGATTGCCGCAGTTAAACGTGTAGATCGTGAACCGAAGTTAACCAGTAGTGGTGGCGGTAGCGACGGAAACGTGTTTAACGGACATGGTATCCCTTCTGTTAACTTTGGTATCGGGTATGAAGAGATACATACAAAAAATGAACGTATGCCTTTAGAAGAACTATATAAGGCTGCTGAATTGGTACTAGCTGTTATCGCTGAATGTGTTGAATAA
- a CDS encoding Fur family transcriptional regulator, with the protein MEEKIEKIKQQLHSHHYKLTPQREATVRVLLENEADHLSAEDVYLKVKDKAPEIGLATVYRTLELLSELRIIHKMNFGDGVARYDLRDDNAKHHHHHLICLHCGTVDEIFEDLLVGTEEKVKADYKFAITDHRLSFYGICHRCLDKVNLEDYK; encoded by the coding sequence ATGGAAGAAAAAATAGAAAAGATAAAGCAACAATTACATTCGCACCACTATAAATTGACTCCGCAACGCGAAGCTACAGTTCGTGTCTTACTGGAGAATGAAGCAGATCATCTCAGTGCTGAGGATGTCTACTTAAAGGTGAAAGACAAAGCTCCTGAGATTGGCTTAGCGACGGTATATCGGACCTTGGAGCTATTAAGTGAGCTGCGGATTATCCATAAAATGAACTTTGGTGACGGGGTAGCACGTTATGACCTCCGAGATGATAATGCTAAACATCACCATCATCACTTGATATGCTTACATTGTGGTACGGTGGATGAGATATTTGAAGATTTGTTAGTGGGAACAGAAGAGAAGGTAAAAGCGGACTACAAATTTGCTATAACAGATCACCGACTCAGTTTTTATGGAATCTGCCATCGTTGTCTTGATAAAGTTAATTTGGAAGACTACAAGTAA
- a CDS encoding acyl-CoA carboxylase subunit beta, producing MSNEMYAKIDELYERKNKVELGGGDERIEAQHKRGKLTARERIDLLVDSETFVELQPFVKHRSNLFGLDKLEAPGEGVVTGYGKVHGRMIYVFAQDFTVFGGALGEMHAKKIANIMDLAAKNGAPVVGLNDSGGARIQEGVVSLDGYGHIFYRNSIYSGVIPQISVILGPCAGGAVYSPAITDFVFMVEKSSQMFITGPKVIETVTGERISSEDLGGAKVHSSISGVAHFTSESEAEVLEEVRRLLQFLPQSHREEPPVIPFDGEDGNWLEEMLDIVPVAGTKVYDVKKVLTLIVDDGDFMEIQSQFARNVVVGFGRLKGQPVGFIANQPKVMAGGLDIDSSDKLARFIRTCDCFNIPLVTFVDVTGFFPGVNQEHGGIIRHGAKILFAYSEATVPKISVITRKAYGGAYVALNSKAIGADVVYAWPNAEIAVMGPEGAASVIFAKEIERSEDALDTRQRKIAEYREKFANPYVAAEHGMVDDIIDPRETRKYLIHSLDMLKTKREERPAKKHGNIPL from the coding sequence ATGAGTAATGAAATGTACGCCAAGATTGACGAGCTATACGAACGGAAGAATAAAGTAGAGTTGGGCGGTGGAGACGAACGAATTGAAGCCCAGCATAAGCGTGGAAAGCTGACAGCTCGTGAAAGGATTGATCTATTAGTAGACTCAGAAACCTTTGTAGAGCTTCAGCCATTCGTAAAGCACCGTAGCAATTTGTTTGGTTTAGATAAGCTGGAAGCACCTGGAGAAGGCGTTGTGACAGGGTACGGAAAAGTTCATGGACGGATGATTTATGTGTTTGCCCAAGATTTTACTGTCTTTGGTGGGGCATTAGGTGAAATGCATGCAAAGAAAATTGCTAATATTATGGATTTAGCGGCGAAAAATGGCGCTCCTGTTGTAGGCTTAAATGATTCTGGGGGAGCGCGTATCCAAGAAGGGGTAGTTTCACTAGATGGCTATGGGCATATATTTTATCGGAATTCTATCTATTCAGGTGTAATTCCACAAATTTCGGTTATTCTTGGACCATGTGCAGGTGGTGCAGTTTATTCGCCTGCTATTACTGATTTTGTGTTTATGGTAGAAAAGAGCTCACAGATGTTTATCACTGGTCCAAAGGTCATTGAAACTGTTACGGGAGAAAGGATTTCTAGTGAGGATCTTGGAGGGGCCAAGGTTCATTCCAGTATAAGTGGAGTGGCTCATTTTACGTCAGAGTCGGAGGCGGAAGTGCTGGAAGAAGTTCGTCGTCTCCTACAGTTTCTTCCTCAAAGCCACCGCGAAGAGCCCCCAGTTATCCCTTTTGATGGAGAGGATGGAAATTGGCTAGAGGAGATGCTCGACATTGTTCCTGTCGCTGGGACGAAGGTATACGATGTGAAAAAAGTGCTGACACTCATTGTTGACGATGGGGATTTCATGGAAATTCAATCACAATTTGCACGAAATGTCGTGGTTGGTTTTGGGCGTTTAAAAGGTCAGCCTGTAGGTTTTATTGCCAATCAGCCTAAAGTGATGGCAGGGGGACTTGATATTGATTCCTCTGATAAATTGGCACGTTTTATTCGCACTTGTGATTGTTTTAATATTCCGTTAGTTACCTTTGTTGATGTGACAGGCTTTTTTCCTGGTGTAAATCAGGAGCACGGAGGAATTATCCGACATGGTGCCAAAATTCTGTTCGCATACTCAGAAGCGACAGTACCAAAAATCAGTGTTATTACTCGTAAAGCATATGGCGGTGCTTATGTTGCGCTAAATTCCAAGGCAATTGGTGCTGATGTGGTATATGCTTGGCCTAATGCTGAGATAGCGGTAATGGGTCCAGAGGGGGCAGCCAGTGTTATTTTTGCTAAGGAGATTGAGAGAAGTGAAGATGCTCTAGACACCAGACAACGCAAGATTGCTGAATACAGAGAGAAATTTGCTAATCCCTATGTAGCAGCAGAGCATGGCATGGTAGATGATATTATCGATCCAAGAGAAACAAGAAAATACCTTATTCATTCTCTGGACATGCTAAAGACGAAACGTGAGGAGCGACCTGCAAAAAAACATGGGAATATCCCGTTGTAG
- the xerD gene encoding site-specific tyrosine recombinase XerD, with product MDTLIDQFTHFLAVEKGLAANTLESYQHDLVMYAAYLNDQGISKVEETTRTHIVGYLFMLQEKGRATATLSRNMASIRAFYQFLVRDRHMTSDPSIHLETPKIEKRLPKVLSVEEVECLLDGPKGNVPIAYRDKAMLELLYATGIRVSELVSLQLGDINLDMGFVKCMGKGSKERMIPLGSIAIQVIRTYLEWGRPQLVKASSDQALFLNHLGTQITRQGFWKIIKKYALQEGIQKEITPHTLRHSFATHLLENGADLRSVQEMLGHADISTTQIYTHVTRTRIKDVYAKTHPRA from the coding sequence ATGGATACGCTAATCGATCAATTCACCCACTTTCTCGCAGTAGAAAAAGGACTTGCAGCCAATACGTTGGAATCTTATCAACATGACTTGGTAATGTACGCTGCATATTTGAATGACCAAGGTATTAGCAAGGTAGAAGAGACTACGCGCACTCATATCGTTGGCTATCTATTTATGCTTCAAGAGAAAGGACGGGCTACGGCTACATTATCTAGGAATATGGCATCCATTCGTGCTTTTTATCAATTCTTAGTCCGAGACCGTCATATGACAAGTGATCCATCTATTCATTTGGAAACACCCAAAATTGAGAAAAGACTGCCTAAAGTGTTGTCAGTAGAAGAAGTAGAGTGTTTATTAGATGGTCCAAAAGGGAATGTACCTATAGCATATCGTGATAAAGCCATGCTAGAATTATTATATGCGACTGGAATTCGCGTTTCTGAGTTAGTATCCTTACAACTGGGGGATATTAATTTGGACATGGGCTTTGTCAAATGTATGGGTAAAGGTTCTAAGGAGCGCATGATTCCGCTTGGTAGCATTGCAATTCAGGTTATCCGTACCTATTTGGAGTGGGGACGTCCACAACTTGTTAAGGCTAGTTCAGATCAGGCGTTGTTTTTAAATCATTTAGGCACACAGATTACACGCCAAGGGTTTTGGAAAATTATTAAAAAATATGCCTTACAAGAGGGAATCCAAAAGGAGATTACTCCGCATACCTTGCGACACTCCTTTGCAACTCATCTTTTAGAAAATGGTGCAGACTTGCGATCTGTACAGGAAATGTTGGGACATGCCGATATTTCTACAACTCAAATTTATACGCATGTAACGCGTACGCGCATCAAAGATGTCTATGCAAAAACACATCCTCGTGCCTAA
- the deoB gene encoding phosphopentomutase, translated as MNRFSRVFLIVLDSVGIGELPDAKNFNDEGSHTLGHIAQKVEGFALPHLAELGLGTIASLHNVPAVAAPRAHYGKMKEISMGKDTTTGHWEIMGLHVSTPFNTYPDGFPQELIEEFEQRIGRKVLGNKVASGTEILDELGEEHMKTGAVIVYTSADSVFQVAAHEEIVPLEELYKICEIARELTLRDEYAVTRVIARPFLGKPGAFERTSNRHDYSVKPFDKTVMNNLVDAGLTSIAIGKISDIYAGEGVSKEIRSKDNMDGVDKLLQSMQESFTGLSFVNLVDFDAKYGHRRDTEGYGKALMEFDARVPELLAALKENDLLIITADHGNDPTHHGTDHTREYVPVLAYYKNLETGKNLGVRETFADLGATIAENFEVKMPKIGQSFLAQL; from the coding sequence ATGAATCGTTTTTCACGTGTATTTTTAATTGTGTTGGATAGTGTTGGAATTGGTGAATTGCCAGACGCTAAGAATTTTAATGATGAAGGTTCTCATACACTTGGTCATATCGCACAAAAGGTAGAAGGGTTTGCACTTCCACATCTTGCAGAATTGGGTCTGGGCACTATTGCTTCTCTACATAACGTACCAGCTGTAGCTGCACCTCGTGCACACTATGGCAAAATGAAAGAAATATCTATGGGAAAAGATACAACAACTGGGCATTGGGAAATTATGGGGCTGCATGTATCTACCCCGTTTAATACATATCCAGATGGATTTCCACAAGAATTAATTGAGGAATTCGAGCAACGCATAGGGCGTAAAGTATTAGGTAACAAGGTAGCATCCGGAACCGAAATTTTGGATGAATTGGGCGAAGAGCATATGAAAACGGGTGCAGTGATCGTGTATACGTCTGCTGATAGCGTATTCCAAGTTGCTGCTCATGAAGAAATCGTACCGTTAGAAGAGCTATACAAGATCTGTGAGATTGCTCGTGAGCTAACACTGCGCGACGAATATGCAGTTACACGTGTAATTGCTCGTCCGTTCTTAGGAAAACCAGGGGCATTCGAACGTACTTCTAATCGTCATGACTACTCTGTAAAGCCATTTGATAAAACGGTTATGAACAATCTAGTAGATGCAGGACTCACTTCAATTGCGATTGGTAAAATCTCTGATATTTATGCGGGAGAGGGCGTAAGTAAAGAGATCCGATCCAAAGATAACATGGATGGAGTAGATAAACTACTTCAAAGCATGCAAGAATCCTTTACAGGGCTTAGCTTTGTAAATCTGGTTGATTTCGATGCCAAATATGGTCATCGCCGTGATACAGAAGGGTACGGAAAAGCGCTAATGGAGTTTGACGCACGTGTTCCAGAGCTACTGGCAGCCCTAAAAGAAAATGATTTACTTATCATAACAGCTGACCATGGTAATGACCCAACACATCATGGTACTGATCATACTCGTGAATATGTTCCTGTACTGGCATACTACAAAAACTTGGAGACAGGCAAAAATCTTGGTGTGCGCGAAACATTTGCTGACCTAGGTGCAACAATTGCCGAAAACTTCGAAGTGAAAATGCCGAAAATCGGTCAAAGTTTCTTAGCTCAATTGTAG
- the spoIIM gene encoding stage II sporulation protein M, translated as MRNRFGHGIHLYLKENQSLFLFTIVLFTMGIIFGAVLVNSLDLSQRQELLGFLNYFFSNFDKSGITDSSLHFQQAFGYHLKTILILWVLGMSIIGLPMILLLLFLKGIIVGFTVGFLVGELQWKGVTFALLGVLPQNMLVVPAMLIAGVAGISFSLRLVRTRLVTRRDSIMPHFTNYSILVGSMFIIMTAAALLETFLSPLLMQYAIN; from the coding sequence TTGCGTAACCGCTTTGGACATGGCATCCATCTTTATTTGAAAGAAAACCAGTCCCTTTTTTTATTTACTATCGTCCTGTTTACTATGGGCATCATTTTTGGAGCTGTGCTTGTTAATTCGCTTGATTTGTCTCAGCGACAAGAACTGCTTGGCTTTCTCAATTATTTTTTTTCTAACTTTGACAAAAGCGGAATAACGGATTCCTCCCTACATTTTCAACAAGCGTTCGGATATCATTTAAAAACAATTTTGATACTGTGGGTATTAGGAATGTCCATAATTGGATTGCCTATGATCCTACTACTATTATTTCTCAAAGGTATCATTGTTGGTTTTACCGTTGGATTCTTGGTGGGAGAGTTGCAGTGGAAGGGAGTGACGTTTGCTTTACTTGGTGTCCTTCCACAAAACATGTTAGTTGTTCCCGCTATGCTCATTGCCGGTGTTGCAGGTATTTCATTCTCTCTTCGCTTGGTACGTACTAGATTGGTCACACGTAGAGATAGCATTATGCCGCATTTTACTAATTATTCAATTCTAGTTGGTAGCATGTTTATAATCATGACAGCTGCAGCTTTATTGGAGACTTTTTTGTCCCCATTATTGATGCAGTACGCTATTAATTAA
- the mce gene encoding methylmalonyl-CoA epimerase codes for MKQKIRVLVAKPGLDGHDRGALVIAQSLRDAGMEVVYTGLRQTPAQIVHAAIQEDVDFIGLSCLSGAHNELFPEVIRLLREQQAEDIMVFGGGVIPQEDIPFLKEQGIAEIFTPGTPTQAAVDFVRSKARPKRDSWVETPKRIAHIGIAVQSIEAVLPFYIEQLGLQLKGREKVESEQVEVAFLQIGETNLELLEPLSPESPIASFITKRGEGIHHIALDVDDIEERLQQFKQNGVQLVHEQAKLGAHGAQIAFLHPKAANGVLFELCQYEQQKEELIDE; via the coding sequence ATGAAACAAAAAATTCGCGTATTAGTAGCAAAGCCAGGTTTGGATGGTCATGATCGTGGTGCACTCGTTATCGCCCAATCCTTGCGAGATGCAGGAATGGAGGTTGTGTATACCGGCTTACGACAGACCCCTGCACAGATTGTACATGCAGCTATTCAAGAGGACGTTGATTTTATTGGATTGTCGTGTTTATCTGGTGCGCATAATGAATTATTTCCCGAAGTGATTCGTTTGCTACGAGAGCAACAGGCTGAGGATATCATGGTTTTTGGCGGAGGCGTAATCCCGCAAGAGGATATTCCTTTCTTAAAAGAGCAAGGGATTGCTGAGATTTTTACACCAGGTACCCCAACGCAGGCTGCTGTAGACTTTGTTCGAAGCAAGGCAAGACCAAAAAGGGATAGCTGGGTGGAAACTCCAAAACGAATTGCTCATATAGGCATTGCGGTCCAGTCAATTGAAGCGGTACTTCCTTTTTACATTGAGCAATTAGGTTTACAGCTTAAGGGGAGGGAAAAAGTGGAGTCAGAGCAGGTAGAGGTTGCCTTTCTGCAAATTGGAGAAACGAACCTAGAACTATTAGAACCTCTCTCCCCAGAAAGCCCAATCGCTAGCTTTATTACGAAACGCGGCGAAGGTATTCATCATATTGCTTTGGATGTGGATGATATCGAAGAACGATTGCAGCAGTTTAAACAGAACGGTGTGCAGCTTGTTCACGAACAGGCGAAGCTAGGAGCGCATGGAGCACAGATAGCCTTTTTACATCCCAAAGCGGCGAATGGCGTATTATTCGAGCTATGTCAGTACGAACAGCAGAAGGAGGAGCTGATAGATGAGTAA
- a CDS encoding DUF4227 family protein, with amino-acid sequence MSFPFRRFMELIRFFLLFVTCSLFSYGVVSYLSHHILPANPYREPSGNAVKVVKWLDNKPVSEWDWYLERLQLFFSEGE; translated from the coding sequence ATGAGTTTTCCATTTCGCCGTTTTATGGAATTAATTCGATTCTTTTTACTTTTTGTCACTTGTTCCTTGTTCAGTTATGGAGTAGTATCCTACTTATCACACCATATTTTGCCGGCAAATCCCTACCGAGAACCTTCCGGGAATGCTGTTAAGGTGGTAAAATGGCTGGACAACAAACCCGTATCTGAGTGGGACTGGTATTTAGAGCGCCTTCAGCTTTTTTTCTCGGAAGGGGAATGA